One window of Hypanus sabinus isolate sHypSab1 unplaced genomic scaffold, sHypSab1.hap1 scaffold_441, whole genome shotgun sequence genomic DNA carries:
- the LOC132388951 gene encoding zinc finger protein 239-like — protein sequence MAQQRVHTGERLFTCSVCGKGFTRSSHLLVHQRVHTGERPFICSVCGKGFTQSANLHSHERVHTGEKPFTCLECGKRFTHASTLQTHQRFHTGEKPFTCSVCEKRFTQSSDLLRHQRVHTGEKPLTCSECGKEFTRSFDLMAHQQDHSVERPYTCSNCGKGFTLSSKLLIHPHVHSGEPFTCSVSGMRFTDSSTLQRHQRVHTGEWPLTCSVCGKGFTRSFDLMAHQRVHTGERPFTCSVCGKGFNQSSNLQSHQRVHTGEKPFTCSECGKGFSHLSNLQRHQRVHTEEKLITCSVCEKGFTCSSTLKVHL from the coding sequence atggctcagcagcgagttcacactggagagaggctgttcacttgctcagtctgtgggaagggattcactcggtcatctcacctactggtacatcagcgagttcatactggggaaagGCCGTttatctgctcagtctgtgggaagggattcactcagtctgcCAACCTCCATAGTCatgagcgagttcacactggggagaagccatttacctgcctagaatgtgggaagagattcactcatgcTTCTACCCTGCAGACTCATCAGCGAtttcacacaggggagaagccgttcacttgctcagtctgtgagaagagattcactcagtcatctgacctactgcgtcaccagcgagttcacactggagagaagccactcacctgctcagaatgtgggaaggaattcactcggtcatttgacctaatggctcaccaacaAGATCACTCTGTGGAGCGCCCATACACCTGCTcgaactgtgggaagggattcactttgtcatctaAGCTACTGATACATCCTCATGTTCACAGTGGggagccgttcacctgctcagtctccGGTatgagattcactgattcatccaccctacagcgtcaccaacgagttcacactggggagtggccgctcacctgctcagtctgtgggaagggattcactcggtcatttgacctaatggctcaccaacgagttcacactggtgagcggccattcacctgctcagtctgtgggaagggattcaatcagtcatccaacctgcagagtcatcagcgagttcacactggggagaagccgttcacctgctcagaatgtgggaagggctTCTCTcatttatccaacctacagagacatcagcgagttcacactgaggagaagctgatcacctgctcagtctgtgagaagggattcacttgctcatctacaCTGAAGGTACACctgtga